A single window of Coleofasciculus chthonoplastes PCC 7420 DNA harbors:
- the urtA gene encoding urea ABC transporter substrate-binding protein: MVRRLGRRKFLIYGSATLGTSILLKACSEPPAPDTTGEATTSDSAAAGGNGDTIKVGILHSLSGTMAISEKSVVDAEQLAIEEINAAGGVLGKQIEPIVEDGASDWPTFAEKARKLIDQDKVVSVFGCWTSASRKAVLPVFEEKKHMLWYPVQYEGQECSNNIFYTGAAPNQQIEPAVDWLLENKGKQFFLIGSDYVFPRTANTIIKAQLAELGGETVGEDYLPLGNTEVTPIITKIRAALPDGGVIFNTLNGDSNVAFFKQLQGAGLTPDKYPVMSVSIAEEEVKAIGTEYLKDQYAAWNYFQTVDTPENQEFVNAFKAKYGEDRVTNDPMEAAYIGVYLWKQAVEQAGTADDLEAVRKAAYGQKFEAPEGMVTMNPNHHLSKMVRIGKVGEDGLFEIVNETEAAVEPVPWNQFVADTKGLGCDWSDPSKGGKYNLKDV; encoded by the coding sequence ATGGTTAGACGATTAGGGCGACGCAAATTTTTGATCTATGGCTCCGCCACATTAGGCACCAGTATTCTCCTCAAAGCCTGTAGTGAGCCGCCAGCACCGGATACCACAGGAGAGGCGACAACCTCTGACTCGGCGGCGGCTGGTGGTAATGGTGACACGATAAAAGTCGGGATTCTCCACTCCCTCAGTGGCACAATGGCGATTAGTGAAAAAAGTGTCGTGGATGCCGAACAACTCGCCATTGAGGAAATCAACGCTGCTGGGGGTGTCCTGGGTAAGCAGATTGAACCGATTGTGGAAGACGGTGCCTCAGATTGGCCCACATTTGCTGAGAAAGCCAGAAAGCTAATTGACCAAGATAAAGTCGTTTCCGTTTTTGGCTGCTGGACATCTGCTAGCCGCAAGGCGGTATTGCCCGTCTTTGAAGAGAAAAAACATATGCTCTGGTATCCTGTGCAGTACGAGGGTCAAGAGTGTTCTAACAATATCTTCTATACAGGCGCGGCTCCGAATCAGCAGATTGAGCCAGCCGTGGATTGGTTGCTAGAGAATAAGGGCAAACAATTCTTCCTGATTGGTTCTGACTACGTGTTCCCTCGTACCGCTAATACAATTATTAAGGCACAGCTTGCAGAACTGGGTGGCGAAACTGTTGGCGAGGATTACTTGCCTCTAGGAAATACAGAAGTTACCCCAATTATTACCAAAATCCGGGCGGCTTTGCCAGACGGGGGTGTTATTTTTAATACTCTCAATGGTGATAGTAATGTGGCTTTCTTCAAACAGTTACAGGGTGCAGGGTTAACCCCGGATAAGTATCCGGTGATGTCGGTGAGTATTGCTGAAGAAGAAGTCAAGGCAATTGGTACAGAATACCTGAAAGATCAGTATGCGGCGTGGAACTACTTTCAAACCGTTGACACGCCAGAAAACCAGGAATTTGTCAATGCCTTTAAAGCAAAATATGGTGAAGACCGAGTGACTAATGACCCGATGGAAGCTGCCTACATTGGCGTTTACTTATGGAAGCAAGCGGTCGAACAAGCGGGAACGGCTGATGACTTAGAAGCTGTTCGCAAAGCGGCTTATGGTCAGAAATTTGAAGCCCCAGAAGGGATGGTTACAATGAATCCTAACCATCACCTCTCGAAGATGGTACGGATTGGAAAAGTGGGAGAGGATGGTCTGTTTGAAATTGTCAACGAAACGGAAGCGGCTGTTGAACCCGTTCCCTGGAATCAATTTGTTGCCGATACTAAGGGATTAGGTTGTGATTGGTCTGATCCGAGTAAGGGGGGTAAATACAATTTAAAAGACGTATAG
- a CDS encoding ArsR/SmtB family transcription factor yields the protein MPIRLSTPEANISANPDTDTPHCHPPHQVERQRIDSLQPKMLNTEKAQRMAELFSSLGDTNRLRIISLLAIAELCVCDIATALDMSESAVSHQLRTLRAMRLVRYHKRGRKVYYHLQDQHVLDLYQSVAEHLDEPD from the coding sequence ATGCCAATCCGATTATCCACGCCAGAGGCAAACATTTCTGCTAATCCAGACACAGACACACCTCATTGTCATCCGCCCCATCAGGTTGAACGCCAGCGGATTGATTCATTGCAGCCAAAAATGCTCAACACCGAAAAAGCCCAACGCATGGCAGAATTGTTCAGTTCCCTGGGTGATACAAATCGGCTGAGGATCATCTCCCTACTCGCGATCGCAGAACTCTGTGTATGTGACATCGCCACCGCGCTGGATATGAGCGAATCCGCCGTCTCCCATCAATTACGCACCCTACGAGCCATGCGATTAGTACGGTATCATAAACGCGGTCGCAAGGTCTATTATCATCTTCAAGATCAGCACGTTCTCGACTTGTATCAATCCGTCGCCGAACATCTAGATGAACCTGACTGA
- a CDS encoding UPF0182 family protein, which produces MFKRIWNRLFQVIIVLLGLWLAWDLLAHLVAEILWFIELDYLSAFWLRLRTQLGLWAFVGCLSAGFLLSNLFLANRLKYPAAIAKEVGNPTRIPPGTTQLNPTLPKTPTQDSKPFNLEKGALALRLGLLLPIVLCLDVLVGIMLLHYGEVAISLWQADFNLPSVTPPLPTPFDWSSIHDVLLRLLVQIIQLIGLVIIVIALVVNSQFWLTAMAVVFSVVFALVVSGQWGRILQFFQPTAFNANDPLFGTDISFYVFKLPVLQLLNFWLGGLCLFGLVAVTLTYLVSGNSLSHGRFPGFSDHQLYHLHGLGSLAMATVAFHYWLSRYELLYSTRGVTYGASYTDVKAQLPINTGLSIFALGIALFLLLRPIIGFKSLHRSGKGTLSLLGLYVIMVAIAGWLIPATVQRFGVQPNELERERLYIERSIKLSRAAFDLDSINVEIFDPEGELTSADLDENVLTIRNIRLWDARPILQTNRQLQRIRLYYEFPDADIDRYRLPLEVTGVPPSFAGEEGDELEAEDTEISLTVPTPGFTIEKQQVIIAPRELSYESVPEQAQTWVNQHLVYTHGYGFTMSPVNRVGSGGLPNYFVKDIGTGADPGVGGDLSTSSQLIRESIPIGAPRIYYGQLTENYVMTPTKVQEFDYPSGEDNVYNTYDGTGGVQISSLWRRLLFAEYLKDWKMLFTDNFTPETKVLFRRNINQRIRAIAPFLRYDRDPYIVSVNPQGGEVETDQTYLYWIVDAYTTSENYPYSDPGDNEFNYIRNSVKVVIDAYHGTITFYVADPDDPIIQTWTKIFPRLFQPLDAMPPALRRHIRYPVDIFSVQSERLLTYHMTDPQVFYNREDQWRIPQEIYGTELQPLEPYYLIMKLPTATNEEFILLHPFTPQARNNLIAWLAGRSDGENYGKLFLYQFPKQELIYGPEQIEALINQDPVISQQISLWNRQGSRAVQGNLLVIPIEQSLLYVEPLYLEAERNSLPILARVIVVYENRIIMAESLEKALEGIFQQPEQEPAPTIIRPLEEPPLPLEGG; this is translated from the coding sequence ATGTTTAAACGCATCTGGAACCGCCTTTTTCAAGTCATCATCGTGCTTCTGGGGTTGTGGCTAGCCTGGGATTTGCTGGCTCACCTGGTTGCGGAAATTTTATGGTTCATTGAGCTTGACTATTTGTCAGCATTCTGGTTACGCTTGCGGACTCAGCTAGGTTTGTGGGCATTTGTTGGCTGCTTATCCGCCGGATTTTTACTCAGTAATTTGTTTCTCGCCAATCGGCTGAAATACCCCGCCGCTATCGCCAAGGAGGTTGGTAACCCCACTAGGATACCTCCGGGGACTACTCAACTCAATCCAACCCTACCAAAGACTCCTACACAAGACTCTAAACCCTTCAACCTGGAAAAAGGAGCGTTAGCGCTGCGGTTAGGATTACTCTTGCCCATCGTACTATGCCTCGACGTACTCGTGGGGATTATGCTACTCCATTACGGCGAAGTGGCTATCTCCCTTTGGCAAGCTGATTTTAATTTACCCAGTGTCACCCCACCCCTACCAACTCCTTTTGATTGGAGTTCCATACACGATGTATTGCTACGGCTGCTGGTACAGATAATACAACTCATTGGTTTAGTTATCATTGTCATCGCATTGGTGGTTAATTCCCAATTCTGGTTAACGGCGATGGCTGTTGTTTTTTCAGTGGTTTTTGCCTTAGTGGTATCCGGACAATGGGGCAGGATTTTGCAGTTTTTCCAGCCAACTGCCTTTAATGCGAATGACCCTTTATTCGGCACAGATATTAGTTTCTATGTCTTTAAACTTCCAGTGTTGCAACTATTGAACTTTTGGCTGGGGGGGCTGTGTCTGTTTGGTTTAGTCGCCGTAACATTAACCTATTTAGTATCTGGAAATAGCCTGTCTCATGGGCGGTTTCCCGGATTTTCTGATCATCAACTTTATCATTTACATGGATTAGGTTCCTTGGCGATGGCGACGGTAGCGTTCCATTATTGGCTATCGCGCTATGAACTGCTGTATTCCACTCGTGGCGTTACCTATGGTGCTAGTTATACCGATGTTAAGGCACAGTTACCGATTAATACAGGGTTAAGTATTTTCGCCCTGGGGATTGCTTTATTTTTACTCCTGAGACCGATAATCGGGTTTAAGTCGCTGCACAGGAGTGGCAAGGGAACACTCTCCCTACTGGGATTGTATGTGATCATGGTCGCGATCGCAGGTTGGCTAATCCCGGCGACGGTGCAACGGTTTGGCGTGCAACCGAATGAACTAGAACGCGAACGCCTCTATATTGAACGCAGTATCAAACTGAGTCGAGCGGCGTTTGATCTGGATAGTATCAATGTGGAAATCTTTGACCCCGAAGGCGAACTCACCAGTGCTGATTTAGATGAAAATGTTTTAACGATTCGCAATATCCGCCTCTGGGATGCTCGTCCCATCCTGCAAACTAATCGTCAGCTACAACGTATCCGTCTCTACTACGAATTCCCGGACGCTGATATTGACCGCTACAGGCTACCGTTAGAAGTGACGGGGGTTCCGCCTTCCTTTGCGGGAGAAGAAGGCGATGAACTAGAAGCAGAAGACACAGAGATTTCCCTAACTGTACCCACACCCGGTTTCACGATTGAAAAGCAACAAGTGATTATTGCACCGAGGGAATTATCCTACGAATCAGTGCCAGAACAAGCCCAAACCTGGGTTAACCAACACTTAGTTTATACCCACGGCTATGGCTTTACGATGAGTCCTGTAAATCGGGTGGGTAGTGGCGGATTGCCTAACTATTTTGTTAAAGATATTGGCACCGGTGCTGATCCCGGTGTTGGCGGTGATTTATCCACGTCTAGCCAACTGATTCGCGAAAGTATTCCGATTGGGGCGCCGCGAATTTACTACGGACAACTCACTGAAAATTATGTGATGACTCCCACTAAAGTGCAGGAATTCGATTATCCCAGTGGTGAGGATAATGTTTACAATACCTACGATGGCACTGGGGGTGTGCAGATTAGTTCACTATGGCGCAGGCTGTTGTTTGCCGAGTATCTCAAAGATTGGAAGATGCTGTTTACGGACAACTTTACGCCGGAAACCAAGGTATTATTCCGTCGCAACATCAACCAACGGATTCGGGCGATCGCGCCGTTCTTACGGTATGATCGCGATCCGTATATTGTCAGTGTTAATCCTCAGGGTGGGGAAGTAGAAACGGATCAAACCTATCTTTACTGGATTGTTGACGCCTACACCACCAGCGAAAATTATCCCTATTCTGACCCGGGTGATAATGAATTTAACTATATCCGCAACTCGGTTAAAGTCGTCATTGATGCCTATCACGGCACGATTACATTCTATGTTGCCGACCCCGACGATCCAATTATTCAAACCTGGACGAAGATTTTTCCCAGGCTATTCCAACCCTTAGATGCTATGCCTCCGGCGCTGCGGCGTCATATTCGCTATCCGGTAGACATCTTCAGTGTTCAGTCGGAACGGTTGCTCACCTATCACATGACTGACCCCCAAGTATTTTACAACCGGGAGGATCAATGGCGAATTCCCCAAGAGATTTACGGCACAGAGTTGCAACCCCTGGAACCGTATTATCTGATTATGAAACTGCCAACGGCGACGAATGAAGAGTTTATCCTCCTCCATCCCTTTACACCTCAGGCACGTAATAATTTAATTGCTTGGTTGGCAGGGCGTTCAGATGGTGAGAATTATGGCAAATTATTTTTATATCAGTTTCCCAAACAAGAACTGATTTACGGACCCGAACAAATTGAAGCCCTAATTAATCAAGATCCGGTCATTTCTCAGCAAATTTCATTGTGGAATCGTCAAGGTTCACGGGCGGTTCAGGGGAATCTGTTGGTGATTCCGATTGAGCAATCCTTACTGTATGTCGAACCGCTTTACCTGGAAGCCGAACGCAATAGCCTACCTATTTTAGCGCGGGTCATTGTTGTTTATGAAAATCGCATTATCATGGCGGAAAGTTTAGAAAAGGCGCTGGAGGGAATCTTTCAGCAACCTGAACAAGAACCCGCCCCCACGATTATTCGTCCCCTAGAGGAACCCCCTTTGCCGTTAGAAGGGGGATAA
- a CDS encoding amino acid permease, which translates to MKNPFRQRSQSSSVVPPEPEKGLGTFGGVYTPSLLTILGVIMYLRFGWVVGNVGLLGTLMIVTLSTAITFLTSLSICAIATDRVVKAGGAYFMISRSLGIETGGAVGIPLYFAQAISVALYTIGFAESLTLTFPELNQRLTAIVTTILVAILAIASAQIAIKAQYFIMAAIALSLICLIFGSPVDPNTQIELWGAKPQNSEPFWTVFAVFFPAVTGIMAGVNMSGDLRNPSRSIPIGTLAAVGTGYVVYMALPIILAMRADALTLIENPLIMEKISLWGPSVLLGVWGATLSSAIGSILGAPRVMQALARDGILPRWLRFLGTGSGSEDEPRIATVVTLGLVLVAVALGDLNLIAPILSMFFLTTYLVLNVAAGIETFLRSPSFRPSFRVHWSISLLGAIGCLWVMFLLNAMATFMAAIIVSSVYIWLERRELESAWGDVRQGVWMALVRTGINRLDYTADTKNWRPHILVFSGAPTRRWHLVEFAANLTHKRSLFTVASVIPTGSRDPAKQLEMEATIREYLEKRGVQGLARLISAPDPFIGAERLVEAYGIGPLVPNTILLGDSEQASHRGSYCQMIANLHQARRNVVILRDVEERGFGRRKRIDVWWGGLQANGGLMLILAYLLRTSLEWRSAEINLKLVVANSAAAQATRTNVENLTKQLRIGARSQVIEAKGRPFPEILRRSSQSADLVFLGMAKPMDDYTSYYERLQGLATGLPTTIFVLAEPDFAFSEVLQEGGV; encoded by the coding sequence ATGAAAAACCCGTTCCGTCAACGTTCGCAGTCATCTTCAGTAGTTCCCCCTGAACCGGAGAAGGGTTTGGGTACATTTGGGGGGGTTTATACGCCGTCCCTGCTGACGATTCTGGGTGTAATCATGTACCTGCGATTCGGTTGGGTGGTGGGGAATGTGGGTTTATTGGGGACGCTGATGATTGTCACCCTGTCTACGGCGATTACCTTTCTGACTTCGCTGTCGATTTGTGCGATCGCAACAGATCGGGTGGTGAAGGCGGGGGGCGCGTATTTCATGATTAGCCGTTCTCTGGGAATTGAAACGGGCGGCGCGGTGGGGATTCCGCTTTACTTTGCCCAAGCGATATCGGTGGCGCTGTATACGATTGGTTTTGCTGAAAGTCTGACGCTGACGTTTCCGGAATTAAATCAACGGCTGACGGCGATTGTGACAACTATCCTGGTGGCAATTCTGGCGATCGCCTCTGCCCAAATTGCGATTAAGGCACAATATTTTATTATGGCAGCGATCGCGCTGTCTTTGATTTGTTTGATTTTTGGGTCCCCCGTTGACCCGAATACTCAGATTGAACTGTGGGGGGCGAAACCGCAAAACTCTGAACCCTTCTGGACTGTCTTTGCTGTCTTCTTTCCCGCTGTTACGGGGATTATGGCGGGGGTGAATATGTCGGGGGATTTACGCAACCCTAGCCGTTCGATTCCCATTGGTACGTTGGCGGCGGTGGGGACGGGTTATGTGGTTTATATGGCATTACCCATAATTTTAGCCATGCGGGCGGATGCTCTCACCTTAATCGAAAACCCCTTAATTATGGAGAAAATCTCCCTTTGGGGTCCTTCGGTGTTATTGGGGGTTTGGGGGGCGACATTATCGAGTGCGATTGGTAGTATTCTCGGTGCGCCCCGAGTCATGCAGGCGCTGGCGCGGGATGGCATTTTACCTCGGTGGCTGAGGTTTCTGGGAACAGGTTCGGGATCAGAAGATGAACCGCGTATTGCGACGGTGGTTACATTGGGCTTGGTTTTAGTCGCCGTCGCTTTGGGGGATCTCAACTTAATCGCCCCAATTTTGAGTATGTTCTTCCTCACCACCTATTTGGTATTGAATGTGGCGGCGGGAATTGAAACCTTTTTACGTAGTCCCTCCTTTCGCCCCTCCTTCCGGGTGCATTGGTCCATATCCCTGCTGGGGGCGATAGGCTGTTTGTGGGTGATGTTTTTACTCAATGCCATGGCGACGTTCATGGCAGCGATTATTGTATCAAGTGTTTATATTTGGTTAGAACGGCGGGAATTAGAAAGTGCTTGGGGGGATGTGCGTCAGGGTGTCTGGATGGCGTTGGTACGGACGGGAATTAATCGCCTCGACTATACGGCTGATACGAAAAACTGGCGTCCTCATATTCTGGTTTTCTCTGGTGCCCCGACTCGTCGCTGGCATTTGGTGGAGTTTGCCGCAAATTTAACCCACAAACGCAGCTTGTTTACCGTCGCCAGTGTGATTCCCACTGGATCTCGTGATCCAGCCAAGCAATTGGAAATGGAAGCCACGATTCGCGAGTATTTAGAGAAGCGGGGGGTGCAAGGGTTAGCCCGGTTAATTTCTGCCCCTGATCCGTTTATTGGGGCGGAACGGTTAGTTGAGGCGTATGGGATTGGTCCGTTGGTTCCCAATACGATTCTGTTAGGGGATAGTGAACAAGCCTCTCATCGCGGGAGTTACTGTCAGATGATCGCCAACTTGCATCAAGCCCGTCGGAATGTGGTGATTTTACGAGATGTGGAGGAACGGGGATTTGGTCGGCGCAAACGGATTGATGTCTGGTGGGGCGGGTTACAGGCAAATGGGGGCTTGATGTTAATTTTGGCGTATCTATTGCGGACGAGTCTGGAATGGCGCAGTGCCGAAATTAACCTTAAATTAGTTGTCGCCAATTCCGCCGCCGCCCAAGCCACGCGGACGAATGTGGAAAACCTGACTAAACAACTGCGGATTGGGGCGCGATCGCAAGTGATTGAGGCAAAGGGACGCCCCTTCCCAGAAATCCTGCGTCGATCTTCCCAAAGTGCGGATTTAGTCTTCTTGGGTATGGCGAAACCGATGGATGATTATACCAGTTATTACGAACGTTTGCAAGGTTTAGCCACAGGATTGCCGACAACAATATTTGTGTTAGCCGAACCCGATTTTGCCTTCTCGGAAGTGTTACAGGAGGGGGGCGTGTAG
- a CDS encoding PIN domain-containing protein gives MNRVIVLDTGPLGLVTNPKLSAESVACAQWLQAHITRGSRVLIPEIADYEVRRELLRASKRKGVARLDDLAKAFEYLPITTTTMRQAAQLWAQARQQGQPTAGDKTIDGDMILIAQAMTLAIPDVVIATTNVGHLSRFIAAELWQNITPN, from the coding sequence GTGAATCGAGTCATTGTGTTAGATACAGGACCACTGGGTCTAGTCACCAATCCCAAACTTTCTGCTGAGAGTGTTGCTTGTGCTCAGTGGCTTCAAGCCCACATAACAAGAGGGAGCCGTGTTCTCATTCCGGAGATTGCAGACTATGAAGTTCGGCGTGAGTTATTACGGGCAAGCAAGAGGAAAGGCGTTGCTCGTTTAGACGATTTGGCAAAGGCTTTTGAGTATTTGCCGATTACAACAACTACAATGCGTCAAGCAGCGCAGCTTTGGGCGCAAGCTCGTCAGCAAGGACAACCAACAGCAGGGGATAAAACAATTGACGGCGACATGATTTTGATTGCTCAAGCAATGACTCTAGCAATTCCAGATGTTGTCATTGCAACAACGAATGTGGGGCATTTGTCTAGGTTTATAGCAGCTGAGTTGTGGCAAAACATTACCCCCAATTGA
- the urtB gene encoding urea ABC transporter permease subunit UrtB — protein MLAGLLDSLYGGISIGAVLLIAALGLAIVFGLMGVINLAHGELMMLGAYTTFVVQNWFKSLGEPWFETYILFAIPIAFLVTALVGLILERGVIRFLYGRPLETLLATWGVSLILQQFVRSVNWVMVIGIALFCLLFFGALWVISRRADRERIRSWAIPIMVVLSLGIAFTIGKVLSETFELALTKPWFGTQGVDVTAPTWMRGGWLVELPEGSFQLSYVRLFIIGLTILCITGIYLFLQRSAWGLRIRAVTQNRSMSACLGIPTGKVDALTFAIGSGLAGVAGCAISLLGSVSPNTGQDYIVNTFMVVVVGGVGKLVGSIVAALAIGTMNYLIGSGILALLFQPIEPLFDLFTFFATTSMAKVMVFALIIIFLQIRPGGIFPQKGRSYEL, from the coding sequence GTGCTAGCAGGACTTTTAGATAGTCTCTATGGCGGTATCAGTATTGGCGCTGTTTTATTAATTGCAGCGTTGGGATTAGCCATTGTGTTCGGACTCATGGGTGTGATCAACTTGGCACATGGGGAGTTGATGATGCTGGGTGCTTATACGACCTTTGTTGTCCAAAATTGGTTTAAGTCTCTGGGGGAACCGTGGTTTGAAACCTATATCTTATTTGCCATACCGATCGCGTTTCTGGTAACCGCCCTGGTGGGATTGATTCTGGAACGGGGTGTCATCCGCTTTCTGTACGGGCGTCCCCTGGAAACCTTGCTAGCAACCTGGGGCGTTAGTCTAATTTTGCAGCAGTTCGTCCGCAGCGTAAATTGGGTGATGGTGATTGGCATTGCCCTATTTTGCCTGCTGTTTTTTGGGGCGCTGTGGGTAATATCTCGTCGGGCAGATAGAGAGAGGATTCGCTCTTGGGCAATCCCGATTATGGTGGTATTATCCCTGGGAATTGCCTTTACGATTGGCAAGGTTTTGAGTGAAACATTCGAGCTAGCGTTAACTAAGCCTTGGTTTGGCACTCAAGGTGTTGATGTCACCGCGCCAACTTGGATGCGGGGAGGGTGGTTAGTTGAGTTACCCGAAGGCAGCTTTCAGTTATCGTATGTCCGATTATTTATTATTGGGCTAACGATTCTTTGTATTACGGGAATTTACCTATTCTTGCAGCGTTCAGCTTGGGGATTGCGGATTCGCGCTGTAACTCAAAATCGGAGTATGAGCGCTTGTTTGGGAATTCCTACGGGTAAGGTTGATGCGTTAACCTTTGCTATTGGTTCGGGTTTAGCGGGGGTTGCAGGTTGTGCGATTAGTTTGCTGGGTTCAGTTAGCCCCAATACAGGTCAGGATTATATCGTCAATACGTTCATGGTGGTGGTGGTTGGCGGCGTTGGTAAATTGGTGGGTTCGATTGTGGCGGCGTTAGCGATTGGGACGATGAATTACCTGATTGGTTCGGGCATACTGGCTTTGCTTTTTCAGCCCATTGAGCCGTTATTTGATTTGTTTACCTTCTTTGCCACCACCAGTATGGCAAAGGTGATGGTGTTTGCCTTAATTATTATCTTTCTGCAAATTCGACCGGGCGGGATTTTCCCACAGAAAGGACGATCCTATGAATTGTGA
- the argC gene encoding N-acetyl-gamma-glutamyl-phosphate reductase — translation MGDLGQLPVGIIGASGYGGVQLIRLLMDHPGVEVVYLGGSSSAGKPFSELYPHLGHCVNLTIEEIDLDKIASRCQVVFLSLPNGLACQMAPPLLAKGCKVIDLSADYRFKNLETYKTWYGGERNDQETVASAVYGLPELYRDRIANAKLVGCPGCYVTTSLLALAPLLKQGLIQPDTAIIDAKSGTSGAGRKAKTNLLLAEADSSVAAYGVARHRHTPEIEQICSDLAGHEVMVQFTPHLMPMVRGLLATVYATLRDPGLVREDLATIYNAFYRASPCVRVLPSGTYPQTKWACGTNLCYISVEVDPRTDRVIVMSVTDNLIKGQAGQAIQCLNLIMGWDEKLGLPLLSFYP, via the coding sequence ATGGGTGATTTAGGACAATTGCCTGTCGGAATTATTGGTGCTTCTGGCTATGGAGGCGTGCAATTGATACGCCTATTGATGGATCACCCAGGCGTTGAGGTGGTTTATTTGGGGGGAAGTAGTAGTGCGGGAAAGCCGTTTTCTGAACTCTATCCTCATTTGGGTCATTGTGTGAATTTGACCATTGAGGAGATTGATTTAGATAAAATTGCCAGCCGTTGTCAGGTGGTGTTTCTGTCGTTACCCAATGGTTTGGCGTGTCAGATGGCACCGCCGTTGTTGGCGAAAGGGTGTAAGGTGATTGACCTTTCGGCTGATTATCGGTTTAAGAATTTGGAGACCTATAAAACCTGGTATGGGGGAGAACGTAATGACCAGGAAACTGTAGCTTCAGCGGTTTATGGCTTACCGGAATTATATCGCGATCGCATCGCTAATGCGAAGCTGGTAGGGTGTCCTGGCTGTTATGTTACTACCAGTCTTTTGGCACTTGCACCGTTGCTTAAACAAGGGTTAATTCAGCCCGATACGGCGATTATTGATGCCAAATCAGGCACATCGGGGGCGGGGCGTAAGGCGAAAACTAATCTTTTACTCGCAGAAGCGGATAGTTCGGTGGCGGCTTATGGGGTGGCGCGTCATCGCCATACCCCAGAAATTGAGCAGATTTGCAGTGATTTGGCGGGTCATGAGGTGATGGTTCAGTTTACCCCTCATTTAATGCCAATGGTGCGCGGACTCCTGGCGACGGTTTATGCAACATTACGTGACCCCGGATTAGTGCGAGAAGATTTGGCGACGATTTATAATGCATTTTACCGCGCTTCTCCTTGTGTGCGCGTCTTACCCAGTGGGACGTATCCGCAAACGAAGTGGGCATGTGGGACGAATTTGTGTTATATCAGCGTTGAAGTTGATCCACGTACTGACCGGGTGATTGTTATGTCAGTTACCGATAACTTGATTAAAGGTCAAGCTGGTCAAGCGATTCAATGTTTGAATCTGATCATGGGGTGGGATGAAAAGTTGGGATTACCGTTGTTGAGTTTTTATCCGTGA